In Trichomycterus rosablanca isolate fTriRos1 chromosome 4, fTriRos1.hap1, whole genome shotgun sequence, one DNA window encodes the following:
- the LOC134312495 gene encoding tripartite motif-containing protein 16-like, protein MAESNISVAQDEFSCSVCLETLKDPVTTSCGHSFCMVCINKHWDKEDDKETYSCPQCRQTFTPRPVVSKNTILAGVAEKLKKKESQVPLPIGPEDVECDFCTGRKYKAVKSCLVCLASFCETHIQPHYESPAFKKHKLVKVSRRLQEQICSQHDKLLEVYCRTDQQCICLMCTMDDHKGHDTISAEGERAKKQKQLLEIQRKFQEKIQNREKELNKLINAVESHKFSAKTSVKNIERICAKLMNSIRRRCSEVKDLIRDQRNAEVSEAEKVVKQLEEEIVDLKKKDAELEQLSHTEDPIHFLQSFQSLSTPAGSAESPTITISPFLSFDEVTESVSQLREKVEEFWIWLFEKIQDEVKNVRIISPPELEIREDFLQYFCRFTLDPNTVNKNLRLSEENKVVTNSETLQSYPDHPDRFDRYSQVLCRESVSGRCYWEVECSGNNGVCIAVSYKSISRKARGSECWFGCNDQSWILFCSPSRFLFRHNNKRTEIPIMPSSSRIGVYVDYRAGTLSFYSVSDTMKLLHRVQTTFTQLLYLGFWVGLGTKV, encoded by the exons ATGGCTGAGTCAAATATTTCAGTAGCTCAGGACGAGTTTagctgttcagtctgtctggaaacactgaaggatccagtaactacatcatgtggacacagtttctgtatggtgtgtatcaATAAACACTGGGATAAGGAGGATGATAAGGAaacatacagctgtccacagtgtagacaaaccttcactccaagacctgtTGTGAGTAAAAACACCATTCTAGCTGGAGTTGCGGAGAAACTGAAGAAGAAAGAATCCCAAGTTCCACTTCCTATtggacctgaagatgtggagtgtgatttctgtactgggagaaaatacaaagctgttaaatcctgtctggtgtgtttggcctcttttTGTGAAACTCACATTCAGCCTCACTATGAATCTCCTGCTTTTAAGAAGCACAAGCTGGTTAAAGTCTCCAGACGACTCCAGGAgcagatctgctctcagcatgataaactgctggaggtttactgtcgtactgatcagcagtgtatctgccTGATGTGCACCATGGAtgatcataaaggacatgatacaatatcagctgAAGGAGAAAGAGCTaagaaacag aagcagctgctggagatccagagaaaattccaggagaaaatccagaacagagaaAAGGAACTTAATAAACTGATAAACGCTGTGGAGTCTCACAAA TTTTCTGCAAAGACATCAGTAAAgaacattgagaggatctgtGCTAAACTAATGAACTCAATTAGGAGAAGATGCTCTGAGGTGAAAGATTTGATCAGAGATCAAAGGAATGCTGAAGTGAGTGAAGCTGAAAAAGTCGTGAAGCAGTTGGAGGAGGAGATTGTAGAtctgaagaagaaagatgctgaactggagcagctttcacacacagaggatcccatccatttcctccag AGTTTCCAGTCTCTCTCGactcctgctggatctgcagaatcacccaccatcacaatcagtcctttcctctcatttgatgaAGTTACAgagtctgtatctcagctgagagagaaagtagaagaattctggaTATGGCTGTTTGAGAAGATACAAGATGAAG TGAAGAATGTCCGGATTATTTCACCTCCTGAACttgaaatcagagaagattttctacaat ATTTCtgtcggttcacactggatccaaacacagtaaataaaaacctccgtctgtctgaggagaacaaagtggtgaccaACAGTGAAAcattacagtcgtatcctgatcatccagatagatttgatcGTTACTCTCaggttctgtgtagagagagtgtgagtggacgctgttactgggaagTTGAGTGTAGTGGGAATAATggggtttgtatagcagtgtcatataaaagcatcagcaggaaggcaCGTGGATCTGAGTGTTGGTTTGGATgtaatgatcagtcctggattttgttctgttctccatCCAGATTTTTATTCCGGCACAATAACAAAAGAACtgaaattcccataatgccgagttcctctagaataggagtgtatgtggattacagagcaggaactctgtccttctacagcgtctctgatacaatgaagctcctccacagagttcagaccacattcactcagctcctctacctggggttttgggttggtttgggaacaaaagtg